The genomic interval ACTCGTCGCGCTGATCAATACCGAATCGGCGCGTCGGGCCGGTGGCCAGTGGGACCCCGACGAGCTCTACGCCGCCGAGCCGTTGATCGGCACGCAGACCGATCGGCCGGCACCGGCCGGTCCCGGGTCGGTCACCTCGCCGGCCTACGGCATCGCGGCGGCCATCGGTTACGCGGCGGTCTGGACGGTGGCCTGCGTGCTCGCCGCGAGCTGACCGACACCGCGGCTCAGGACGAGGCGTCCCCGTCGGAATCGGCGTCGCCGAGGTCCAGTCCGGCAGCGTGGGCAACCCCGTCGAGATAGCCGCGGGCCCGCTCCAGCTTCGGGTAGTCGGCCAACAAAGCCCAGAACGTCGGACCGTGGCCGGGCTCGAGAAGGTGCGCCAACTCGTGCAGCAGCACGTAGTCCACGACGTAGCTCGGCATGCCGCGCAGGCGGGTGGACAGTCGGATGCTGCCGTCCGACGGCGTGCACGAACCCCAGCGGGTGACCTGGTTCTCCGCCCAGCGCACCGACACCGGGGCTGCGAGACCACCGAGGTAGCGCTCGGACAGCTTCCACCCCCGGCCCAGCAGCACATCGTCGGTGGGTCGGCGGCGCCCGTCCTGGGCGGAGAGTCGGGCCAGCATGACCTCGACCCAACGCCGTTCCTCGGCCCGGCTCATCCGGGCCGGGATCAGCACGACGGTCCGCCCGGCCTCCCGGTAGGCGGTCACGGTGAGCCGCCGGCGCGCGCTACGGCGAACCTCGACAGGTTCGGCAGCGGACGGCTCGCTCGGCACTGCGGAAGTCCTCGACCCCACGAAAAATGACGGTACAGCCGAGCGGCCCTCACTCGGGGGCGATCGGCAACGGCGCGCCGCCGGACGAGGCAAGTAGGGGCGCTGAGCGTGTCTCCCCCTAGGCTGGAGCGTGACGAGAGACTCCCGCCGAGCCCAGGAGACCGAGATGGCCGAGAGCTACACCGGCAACGCGTACTGCGTGAAATGCAAGGAGAAGCGCGATTTCACCGGCGAAGTCAAGGTCAGCGAGTCGGGTCGCCGGATGGCCCAGGGCATCTGCCCGGTTTGCGGCACCAAGCTCAACCGCATTCTCGGCAAGGCCTGACCCGCCTGCCCCACCCGTTCCTGGAGTTACTGCCGGCACGCTGATTCCGGCCGTGATCATCGCCAGGACGCACCCGCACGTCACAATGAGCGGGTGAGCTCCTCTTCCGGCCCCGCGGATATCCCGCTCAAGGCGGTGACCCGCGGGGCCAAGCTCGCCGCTCTGCCGCTGGGGATGGCCGGGCGCGCCACCCTTGGCCTGGGCAAACGCATCGGGGGGCGGCCCGCGGAGATCGTCACCGCGGAGATCCAGCAGCGCACCGCCGAGCAGGTGTTCAAGGTGCTCGGCGAGCTCAAGGGCGGGGCCATGAAGTTCGGCCAAACCCTGTCCGTGTTCGAGGCCGCGCTGCCGGAGAACCTCGCGGCGCCCTACCGGGCCACGCTGACCAAGCTGCAGGAAGCCGCCCCGCCGTTACCGCCGCGGGTGGTGCACGAGGTGATGACCTCCAGCCTCGGGCCGGCGTGGCGGGAGATGTTTGCCGAGTTCGACACCCGCGCGGTGGCCGCGGCCAGCGTGGGCCAGGTACACCGCGCGGTGTGGGCCGACGGCCGTCAGGTGGCGGTCAAGGTGCAATATCCGGGCGCGGGCGCGGCGCTGCTCGGCGACCTCAATCAGCTCTCCCGGTTGGCCCGGTTGTTCGGTGTGCTGGTGCCGGGGTTGGACGTTAAACCGCTGGTCGCCGAGCTCAAGGAGCGGGTCGCCGAGGAACTGGACTACGCGCTGGAGGCGGACTCGCAGCGCGCGTTCGCCGCAGCCTTCGACGGCGATGCGGACATCTGCGTGCCCAAGGTGGTGCACCAGGCCGGCGAGGTGCTCGTCACCGAGTGGATCGACGGAATCCCGCTGTCCCGGATCATCAACGAGGGCGATCAGGCGATCCGCGACCGCGCCGGTTTGCTCTACCACCGCTTCCTGCTGGTCGGGCCCGCCCGGTCCCGGAAGCTGCACGCCGACCCGCACCCGGGCAACTTCCGGATGCTGCCCGACGGCCGATTGGGCGTGCTGGACTTCGGCGCGGTCGCGCACCTGCCCGAAGGCATGCCGGCGCCGATCCGCCAATTCCTCGCCGCGGCGCTGGCCGGGAACGGCGCGGAGGTGGTGCGTGGCCTGCGCCAGGAGGGCTTCATCAAGGCCTCCATCGACATCGACCCGGACAAGCTGCTGTCGTACCTGATGCCGTTCCTGGAGCCGGTGACCACGGACGGGTTTCGGTTCTCCCGGTCCTGGCTGCGCGCGCAGGCCGCCCGCATCTCCGACCCGCGGTCCGCGCACTACTACACCGGCCTGCAGCTGAACCTGCCGCCGAAGTACCTGCTCATCCACCGGGTGTGGCTGGGCTCCATCGGCGTGCTCTGCCAGCTCGAGGCGGGGGGTCCGTGGCGCGACGAGCTGAACACCTGGCTGCCCGGCGAGGAAGAGATTCCCGACCCGGCGGCCGCCGGCTGCGCGTGAGCAAGAGAAAAGGGCCCGGGCGCTGAGGCCCGGGCCCTTTCTCGTGGCGGTGGCTACTCGCCGCTGCGCATCACAGCGATGTCCGCGCGCAGCGCGGCTCGCTCGGCGCGGCGGGCCAACCGCTCTGCCCGACGGATCCGCCGCGCCGTCCCCAGGCGACGCGAGCGGGAGGCCTCCGCCAGGCGTGTTCGGACGTGTTCTCGCGCCACGTCCTCGATCCCGTACATGACTGACTCCTTCGGCTGTTGGCTGATGGTCAGTCACTGCGCTTGCTAGGCAGCAAGTTCGGTCTTGCGGGGCCTGCCACGCGGCCGCTTGCGCGGTGCGACGATGCCCTGCACGAACAACTCCCCGCCCCAAACACCCCACGGCTCGGCGCGGTGAAGCGCGCCGGCCAGGCACGCCGTGCGCACCGGGCAGTTGCGGCACAGTGACTTCGCGTACTCGACGTCCTCCGGGGACTCCGCGAAGAACAACTCCGCGTCGAAAGCTCGACACGGCAGCCTCTTCGCGACCTCCTCGGCGAGGTCGTCGATCACTGCGGCGGTCTGCAACATCGGGATGTCACCCCCTTTTCTGGAGATCACTTGCATCGGTGGTGCGTCTGTCGGTAGTTCGCTGGGTTACCGCGGGCCCAAACAAGAAGGCCGCGGATCCCTTGTCGGGTTCCGCGGCCTGGAAGTGGCTCGCCGGTCGTGGTGCCTAGACCGGTGGGTCCATTCCGCGGAATCTGGACGGGAAGACATCGGTGGTGCGCTTGAGCTGCTTGGCCATGACATGCGGGCGCACAGCATCAGTCAGCTGCCAAGCGGCGGCAGCTGCGGGCACCGCAGCGGCCATGGGCAAGCGAGCCCCGGCGGTGCCGACGTAGCTGTTGCCAGCGATTGCGTTGATCACCTGAACTCACCTCCCTGTTCGCGCGCGCCGCAGCCCCGAGTGGGCACAGCTGTTAGTGACTGGAGAGTACGTTGCCGTACCACGAGCCCGCAACCGATTATTCCTATGGTCCTTCGGCCTGCTCGCCGGAATTTTCCGCGTCCGCGGGGTCCAATCCCGCACAGATCGCCAGTACGTCCGCGCCGTAGCGCTCCAATTTTGCGGCGCCGACCCCGGAGATTCGGGCCAGTTCGTTCGGCGCGGCGGGTTCGGTTTCCGCGATGGCCAGCAGCGTTGCGTCGGTGAACACGCAGTAGGCGGGCAGCGACTGGGCGCGGGCCCGGTCCAATCGCCAACTGCGCAATCGGTCCAGCAGTGCCTCATCGACCCGGGACGGGCAATCGGGGCAGCGGCCCAGTTTGCGGGCGGCAGCCTCGATCAGCGGCCGGCCGCACTCGCGGCAGGTGCGGGTGCGGGCGGATTTGCCGGCTTTCGCCGGTCGGTCCGCCGCTACCGGCCGCGAGCGGCTGGGCCGCAACGGGTCGAGAAAGCGCGAGGCGGGCCGATTCCCGCGGCCGCCCGGCGAGCGGGACAGCGCCCAGGACAGCTCGAGGTGTTTGCGGGCCCGGGTGAGCCCGACGTAGAGCAGTCGCCGTTCCTCCTCGATCGCTTCCGGGGTACCCGCGTAGCTGATCGGCACCATGCCCTCGACCAGACCGACCAGGAAAACCGCCTCCCATTCCAGGCCCTTCGCGGCGTGTAGCGAGGCGAGCGTGACGCCCTCGATCACCGGCACGTGCGAGTCCGCGGCCCGGGTGTCCAGCTCGGCGACCAGCGCGGCGAGGTCCGCGGCCGGGTCGGCGGCGGCGAGGTCCTCGGCCACCCGGATCAGCGCCGCCAACGACTCGGCCTGCTCCCCCGCGGCACCCGCTGCCCGCGCGCTGCCCGCGGTGAGTCCGGCGTCGGCGAGCACCGCGCGCACTTGCTCGACCATGCTCAGCTCGAGGTCGTGGCCGGGGTCGGTGCCCACCGCCGCGGCCCGGGCCGCGCCGCGCAGCCGCAGCAGCGAGGCCTTCACCTCGGGGCGGGCGAAGAACTTCTCCCCGCCGCGCAGCACGAACGGCACCCCGCGCTCGGCCAGGGCCTGCTCATAAGCCAGCGACTGGGCGTTGGTGCGGAACAGCACGGCGATCTCGCTGGCCGCCACGCCCGCCTCACGCAGGGCTGCGATGTGAGCGGCCACCGCCTCGGCCTCGGTGGGTTCGTCCGGATGCTCGGTCAGCGTGGGGGCCGGACCGGCGGGTGATTGGGCCCGCAGCTCGACGCCGGCCCCGGCGCGCAGCACTTGGTTGGCCAGCTCGACCACCTGCGGGGTGGACCGGTAGTTACGCACCAGCCGCACGGTGGTGGTGCCGGGCAGCCGGCGGACGAAGGTCTGCAGGTACTCCGGGGTGGCCCCGGCGAAGGAGTAGATGGTCTGGTTCGGATCCCCGACCACGCACAGCTCGCGGGAGTTCCCGGCCCACACCTCCAACAGGCGTTGCTGCAGCGGGCTCACGTCCTGGTACTCGTCGACCACCAGGTGCCGGTACTGGCGGCGGACCCGCTCGGCGACGTCGGCGTTCTCGCTGAGCACGCCGACGGTGAGCAGCAGGATGTCCTCCATGTCGATCAGGCCGCGGCCGGCCTTGACGTCCTCATAACCCGCGTACAGCTCGGCCATGCCCGCCGGGTCGAGGCCGGCCGGGGTGGTGCGGTCGGCCTTGATCGCGGCGCCGGCGTAATCGGCGGGGGCGACCTGGCTGACCTTGGCCCACTCGATCTCCGCGGCCAGGTCGCGCACGTCGGCCGGGCCGGGGCGCAGGCGCGCCCGGGCGGCTGCCGCGGCGACCTGTGCGGCCTTGGACGCCTCCAGCCGGGGCAGCTCGCCGCCGATGGCCGTCGGCCAGAAGAACTGCAGCTGGCGCAGCGCCGCGGAGTGGAACGTGCGGGCCTGCACGCCGTGCGCGCCCAGCGCGCGCAGCCGGGAGCGCAATTCCCCGGCCGCGCGAGCGGTGAACGTCACCGCGAGCACGTGCTGCGCCGGGTACGCCCCGACCAGCACCCCGTGCGCGATGCGGTGCGTAATGGCCCGGGTCTTGCCGGTGCCGGCGCCGGCCAGCACACACACCGGACCGGTCAGGGCTTCGGCGACCGCACGTTGTTCGGGGTCGAGGGCATCAAGGACGGCAGCGACACGGACGGCGGTGACACTTGAAGACACCGGCCCATCCTGACAGCCCCGTCCGACAGGCACCTGGAAGAGTTCGGGCCCATCGACGGTTGAACTGGTTGACACGTCGAGCAGAAGGGATTCCGGTGACCTCCACCGAATCGATCACGGTCTTCAGCACCACCTGGTGCGGCCCCTGCCGTCGCCTCAAGGGCCTGTTGCAGACCGAGGGCATTCCCTTCACCGCCGTCGACATCGACGCCGACCCCGAGGCCGAGGCCTTCGTCAAAGAGGTCAACCGCGGCTACGCCGTGGTCCCCACCGTCCTGTTCCCCGACGGCACCGCCCTCACCAACCCCACCCTCGCTCAGGTCCGCGCCAAGCTCGCGCCGTAGCTGATGTCATCCTCCTGAACCACGCCGGCCCCGTGTTTCGTGGTCGACGCGGATGACGTCAGCCACTGGAGTTACCAGTGGTTGTCGGCGGGGAGGGGTTTGCCGAACCAGCGTTCGACGAGCCAGCGGGCGATGGAAATGGAGCCGG from Sporichthyaceae bacterium carries:
- a CDS encoding YgjP-like metallopeptidase domain-containing protein, with product MPSEPSAAEPVEVRRSARRRLTVTAYREAGRTVVLIPARMSRAEERRWVEVMLARLSAQDGRRRPTDDVLLGRGWKLSERYLGGLAAPVSVRWAENQVTRWGSCTPSDGSIRLSTRLRGMPSYVVDYVLLHELAHLLEPGHGPTFWALLADYPKLERARGYLDGVAHAAGLDLGDADSDGDASS
- a CDS encoding DUF5679 domain-containing protein, which produces MAESYTGNAYCVKCKEKRDFTGEVKVSESGRRMAQGICPVCGTKLNRILGKA
- a CDS encoding AarF/ABC1/UbiB kinase family protein, translated to MSSSSGPADIPLKAVTRGAKLAALPLGMAGRATLGLGKRIGGRPAEIVTAEIQQRTAEQVFKVLGELKGGAMKFGQTLSVFEAALPENLAAPYRATLTKLQEAAPPLPPRVVHEVMTSSLGPAWREMFAEFDTRAVAAASVGQVHRAVWADGRQVAVKVQYPGAGAALLGDLNQLSRLARLFGVLVPGLDVKPLVAELKERVAEELDYALEADSQRAFAAAFDGDADICVPKVVHQAGEVLVTEWIDGIPLSRIINEGDQAIRDRAGLLYHRFLLVGPARSRKLHADPHPGNFRMLPDGRLGVLDFGAVAHLPEGMPAPIRQFLAAALAGNGAEVVRGLRQEGFIKASIDIDPDKLLSYLMPFLEPVTTDGFRFSRSWLRAQAARISDPRSAHYYTGLQLNLPPKYLLIHRVWLGSIGVLCQLEAGGPWRDELNTWLPGEEEIPDPAAAGCA
- a CDS encoding WhiB family transcriptional regulator; its protein translation is MLQTAAVIDDLAEEVAKRLPCRAFDAELFFAESPEDVEYAKSLCRNCPVRTACLAGALHRAEPWGVWGGELFVQGIVAPRKRPRGRPRKTELAA
- a CDS encoding ATP-dependent DNA helicase UvrD2 encodes the protein MSSSVTAVRVAAVLDALDPEQRAVAEALTGPVCVLAGAGTGKTRAITHRIAHGVLVGAYPAQHVLAVTFTARAAGELRSRLRALGAHGVQARTFHSAALRQLQFFWPTAIGGELPRLEASKAAQVAAAAARARLRPGPADVRDLAAEIEWAKVSQVAPADYAGAAIKADRTTPAGLDPAGMAELYAGYEDVKAGRGLIDMEDILLLTVGVLSENADVAERVRRQYRHLVVDEYQDVSPLQQRLLEVWAGNSRELCVVGDPNQTIYSFAGATPEYLQTFVRRLPGTTTVRLVRNYRSTPQVVELANQVLRAGAGVELRAQSPAGPAPTLTEHPDEPTEAEAVAAHIAALREAGVAASEIAVLFRTNAQSLAYEQALAERGVPFVLRGGEKFFARPEVKASLLRLRGAARAAAVGTDPGHDLELSMVEQVRAVLADAGLTAGSARAAGAAGEQAESLAALIRVAEDLAAADPAADLAALVAELDTRAADSHVPVIEGVTLASLHAAKGLEWEAVFLVGLVEGMVPISYAGTPEAIEEERRLLYVGLTRARKHLELSWALSRSPGGRGNRPASRFLDPLRPSRSRPVAADRPAKAGKSARTRTCRECGRPLIEAAARKLGRCPDCPSRVDEALLDRLRSWRLDRARAQSLPAYCVFTDATLLAIAETEPAAPNELARISGVGAAKLERYGADVLAICAGLDPADAENSGEQAEGP
- a CDS encoding glutaredoxin domain-containing protein, whose translation is MTSTESITVFSTTWCGPCRRLKGLLQTEGIPFTAVDIDADPEAEAFVKEVNRGYAVVPTVLFPDGTALTNPTLAQVRAKLAP